The Halomonas binhaiensis nucleotide sequence GCTGCCACCTTCCTCCGAGGAGGGTGGCTCGTCCCATGGTCGGGCAGTGGTACGGTGACCAACAAGAGCATAGGTGATCGACATGACACAACCGCTTGCCCTCATCTTTCCTGGACAGGGCTCCCAGCAGATCGGCATGTTGCGCGAGCTGGCTGAGCGCTACAGCGTGGTGAGAACCACTTTCGAGGAAGCGGCAGACGCCCTTGGCTACGATCTATGGAAAGTGGTTCAGGAAGGCCCCGTGGAGCAGCTCAATGCAACTGCCTGCACGCAGCCAGCCCTGTTGGCTTCCAGTGTTGCCATTGCGCGAGTCTGGCAAGAAATGGAAGGCCCGCGTCCCGGAGCCATGGCCGGTCACAGCCTGGGGGAATACAGCGCCATGGTGTGTGCCGGCGTGTTGTCCTTCGCTGACGGTGTGCGCCTGGTGCGCTTGCGTGGCGAAGCCATGCAGGAAGCCGTGCCGGAGGGCGAGGGTGCCATGGCAGCCATTCTTGGTCTTGAGGATGCCGCGGTAGAAGAGGCCTGCGCCAAGGCTGCCAACGGCGACGTGGTTGCTGCAGTCAACTACAATGCTCCGGGACAGGTGGTTATTGCAGGCGCCAAGGCAGCGGTAGAGCGCGCGATTGCTGCCTGTCAGGAAGCGGGTGCCAAGCGCGCCATGCCATTGCCCGTCTCTGTGCCGTCTCACTGTGCTCTCATGCGCCCAGCTGCGGAGCGTTTGTCAGAGGCCCTTGACGCCATTGAACTGCGTGCCCCACGTTATAGCGTGGTGCAGAATGTTGATGCGCAAGCGCATGCCGATATCGGTACTCTGCGGACGCGCCTGGTGGAGCAGTTGTATCAGCCGGTTCGCTGGGTCTCTTGCGTAGAGTCCATGGTGAATAATGGTGCTGAGGTGTTCATCGAGTGCGGTCCTGGCAAGGTTTTGACCGGCCTTAACAAGCGCATTGCCAAGGGTAGTCGTGGGCTGGCGGTCAATGATCCGGACAGCTTGATCGCTGCGCTGGAGCTGGCCCGCGAGACCCTGTGATCTGATGCCCGGTCACTGGTGCCAGGGGTGATCGGGTCGTATATGACGAATCAACGGAAGTGATCATGACAACCGAGCGTAGAGTCGCCCTTGTAACAGGGGCCAGTCGTGGCATTGGCCGCGCCATCGCACATGAGCTGGGCCGTCAGGGCCGTATCGTGATCGGTACTGCTACCTCCGAGGCTGGTGCCGAGCGCATTGATGCCGACCTCAAGGCGAATGGCATCGAGGGTGCTGGTCGCTGTCTGAACGTGACCGATCAGGCTGGTGTTGATGCCTTGATCAAGGCTGTCAGCGATGAGTTTGGTGCGCCGACCATTCTCGTCAATAATGCTGGTATCACTCGCGACAACCTCTTGATGCGCATGAAAGAAGATGAGTGGGACGGTGTGATCGACACCAATCTCAAGTCAGTCTATCGGGTCAGCAAGGCATGCCTGCGCGGCATGACCAAGGCTCGTTGGGGGCGTATCGTTTCCATCAGTTCTGTGGTGGCAACCATGGGCAATCTTGGCCAGACCAACTATGCTGCGGCGAAAGCGGGTATGGAAGGTTTTTCCCGGGCTCTGGCCCGTGAGGTGGCTTCCCGGGCAATCACTGTCAATTCGGTAGCTCCAGGCTTCATCGCTACGGATATGACAGAGGCATTGTCCGAAGAACAGCAAACGATGCTCAAGGGGCAGGTGCCTCTGGCTCGTTTGGGACAGCCCGAAGAAATCGCGGCAGCGGTGGGCTTCCTGACATCGGAGTCAGCCGGTTATATCACCGGAGAAACTCTGCATGTCAATGGCGGTATGAATATGCGCTGATCGCACGCATCGCGTGTGTTGCGTCGACCCCGAGGGGGCTATAAACTACCCCGCAGTTTATTTGCGGATTTAATCGGCTGATCATCAGAACGGCTAACGTGAACGACTGGAGTATGTCTAAATGAGCACCATCGAAGAGCGCGTGAAGAAAGTTGTGGCTGAGCGCCTGAACGTCAAGGAAGAAGATATTCAGAACACATCTTCCTTCACCGAGGACCTGGGCGCTGATTCCCTGGATACCGTCGAGCTGGTGATGGCGCTGGAAGAGGAATTCGATACTGAAATTCCTGACGAAGAAGCCGAGAAGATCACCACCGTTCAGGAAGCTATCGACTACGTCAACGCCAACCAGTAAGACTGTGCAGCACTGTTCTGATGCAATGGCACGGAACATGCCTGTGAGTCTGTTGGTCGCGATTGATATTGCTTGCTGTCGCTATTGCTGAGGCAGTCAAGACGGTCGAGACAGTTGCGGGAGCTTGCCTCCCGGAAAGCCGCCCCAGAGGGGCGGCTTTTGCATATCAGGTACGCTTGGTGGAAGTATCTCCTGACGGTGGCGATAGATGGTGGCCAGAGGGGGAGCGCTGTGGCGTCAGTCTCGGTATAATGCGCGCAAAGCGGTAGTTGCCTGGAAGCGCGCCGTGAATATATTGGTTGTCTGGAGGAATGCTGATGTCTCGCAGAAGGGTAGTGGTGACCGGAGTTGGTTTGGTCACGCCGGTGGGTAACACCGTCAAGGAAAGCTGGGAAAGCATCCTGGCTGGCAAGAGCGGTGTAGCGCCTATCGAGCACTTCGATGTCAGCGGCTTCAATACGCGCTTCGGCGGCTCGGTCAAGAATTTCGATATCAGCCCGTATCTGAATCCCAAGGATGCGCGCAAGATGGATCTCTTCATTCAATACGGTGTGGCCGCTGGTGCGCAGGCGATTGCCGATGCCGGTATTGAATGCAGCGATGAGAATGCTGATCGAATTGGTGTTGCCATCGGTTCCGGTATCGGTGGGTTACCAATGATTGAGCAAAACCACAATGCGCTGCTCAAGAGTGGAGCTCGCCGTATCTCACCATTCTTCGTGCCAGGCTCCATCATCAACATGATCTCGGGAAACCTGGCTATCCAGCATGGTTTCCGTGGCCCTAATATTGCCATTACCACCGCGTGTACCACCGGTACCCATAACATTGGCTACAGTGCACGCACCATTGCCTACGGTGATGCCGATGTGATGGTCTGTGGTGGTGCAGAAATGGCTACCACGCCATTGGGCCTGGGGGGATTCTCTGCTGCCCGGGCACTGTCCACGCGCAACGATGATCCGGCTGCGGCTAGCCGCCCCTGGGATCGTGACCGTGATGGGTTCGTGCTGTCT carries:
- the fabD gene encoding ACP S-malonyltransferase, yielding MTQPLALIFPGQGSQQIGMLRELAERYSVVRTTFEEAADALGYDLWKVVQEGPVEQLNATACTQPALLASSVAIARVWQEMEGPRPGAMAGHSLGEYSAMVCAGVLSFADGVRLVRLRGEAMQEAVPEGEGAMAAILGLEDAAVEEACAKAANGDVVAAVNYNAPGQVVIAGAKAAVERAIAACQEAGAKRAMPLPVSVPSHCALMRPAAERLSEALDAIELRAPRYSVVQNVDAQAHADIGTLRTRLVEQLYQPVRWVSCVESMVNNGAEVFIECGPGKVLTGLNKRIAKGSRGLAVNDPDSLIAALELARETL
- the acpP gene encoding acyl carrier protein, which encodes MSTIEERVKKVVAERLNVKEEDIQNTSSFTEDLGADSLDTVELVMALEEEFDTEIPDEEAEKITTVQEAIDYVNANQ
- the fabG gene encoding 3-oxoacyl-ACP reductase FabG; the protein is MTTERRVALVTGASRGIGRAIAHELGRQGRIVIGTATSEAGAERIDADLKANGIEGAGRCLNVTDQAGVDALIKAVSDEFGAPTILVNNAGITRDNLLMRMKEDEWDGVIDTNLKSVYRVSKACLRGMTKARWGRIVSISSVVATMGNLGQTNYAAAKAGMEGFSRALAREVASRAITVNSVAPGFIATDMTEALSEEQQTMLKGQVPLARLGQPEEIAAAVGFLTSESAGYITGETLHVNGGMNMR
- the fabF gene encoding beta-ketoacyl-ACP synthase II — translated: MSRRRVVVTGVGLVTPVGNTVKESWESILAGKSGVAPIEHFDVSGFNTRFGGSVKNFDISPYLNPKDARKMDLFIQYGVAAGAQAIADAGIECSDENADRIGVAIGSGIGGLPMIEQNHNALLKSGARRISPFFVPGSIINMISGNLAIQHGFRGPNIAITTACTTGTHNIGYSARTIAYGDADVMVCGGAEMATTPLGLGGFSAARALSTRNDDPAAASRPWDRDRDGFVLSDGAGVLVLEDYEHAKARGANIYAEVVGFGMSDDAYHMTSPPEDGRGAAASMANAIKDAKLDPSEIDYINAHGTSTQAGDLAESRAVEKVMGVSASKVAVSSTKSMIGHLLGAAGAVEAVFSILAIRDQVLPPTINLDNPQEGCVLDYVPNTAREAKVDVTLSNSFGFGGTNGTLIFKRA